A window of the Plasmodium vinckei vinckei genome assembly, chromosome: PVVCY_08 genome harbors these coding sequences:
- a CDS encoding U2 small nuclear ribonucleoprotein B'', putative, with amino-acid sequence MDDFDIPPNQTLYINNLEEKINVNDLKYLLYEFFCPYGNVLDVVIKKSNKLRGQAFVIFSNIASSTLAYKNLKGKPFLNKNININYAKTKSRIIEKLDGTYNPIKNYKSANNYENKINQFTLFVQNLPDEINKNALEILFNQYPGFSEVRYIPGRNVAFIDFNSYQNGEVAMNGLQSFKITPEHPMKISWSN; translated from the coding sequence ATGGATGATTTTGATATACCACCCAACCaaactttatatataaacaatttagaagagaaaataaatgtaaatgatttgaaatatttactatatgaatttttttgtccATATGGAAATGTATTGGATGtagttattaaaaaatcaaataaattaagaGGGCAAgcatttgttatttttagcAATATAGCATCATCAACCTTagcttataaaaatttaaaaggaAAACCCTtcttaaataaaaatataaatattaattatgcAAAAACGAAATCAAgaataattgaaaaattgGATGGAACATATAAtccaattaaaaattataaatcagctaataattatgaaaataaaataaatcaatttACCTTATTTGTTCAGAATTTACCTGatgaaattaataaaaatgctcTAGAAATTCTATTTAATCAATATCCTGGATTTTCGGAAGTTAGATATATACCAGGAAGAAATGTAGCTTTTATTGATTTTAATTCTTATCAAAATGGCGAAGTTGCTATGAATGGTTTGCAAAGTTTTAAGATTACACCAGAACATCCTATGAAAATATCATGGTcgaattaa
- a CDS encoding vacuolar protein sorting-associated protein 33, putative, producing the protein MESLNELRDQERLQLLTILKKYNGRKSLFFENSLHIIINLLLTEQDIKNEKIDNVFFYMTDEINPISNKANISNNIIFFLRPHFYEIEQVFKIIENIEKIKTTNKNYLFIFIPYMTHMCEQEIYKHNVLELTIKIIIYPLYFFPLYNDVFSLEIKNLFKDYYVDNDFSNLIFCSYALMFLQYIFNGVFRNIKSLGHASHFISEQLMQLRKEIVANNFNIQTPNDSQDNLLQLLTNIQSLQDLTSLKNSKEPSVVPIKYALHKFFISENVKKKKKKKRSSHTSNNSYTYHDHNEKNDIKKYGTPKNYSSDEDDNSILDTNESPSDLSSTNMDNQNDNSNFTSNLENSEPIQCINRNEEDDPHIIPQMADKKYRNKLTSNISTYKREHIENNHFSNTRETTNPNNNCIKIENKKDSDNEQASDDALNFRRSQSALNYSNKGFEKDTKQSDNFKEIKTNKSTNTLDKNTNNYSNPINDDFDFDDMSKYHSQRILNFETDESSDNSNDVHQEPDKVNSENYNNNENIKEIKNTYQQNSKIMSKEEHINNSDNNSTNKNNVDSNKINQTFSDESDHNINGNNFREDNKNCSNNIDNKVVKKKVNKLKNQHDKDRQNNSDNDQKHDYSQKNKMRNPKKTKKKINKKIAYGTGIPNFMTEFDNSKFLMNKKDKEETEKQEKKEKNYLLEKIGINSFLFLLNACTKVDSCIIIDRRIDMVTPFCTPFTYEGLIDHIFCIENLQIEIPRYIIFNEGANKTDPENSKNKTHKGYTSNDLNNKKIRVKLNSSIDVLYNDIKDLNQNEVGVFLHKKASDIQQTYKEKDSLKDIGQINKFMVKFKEKHYEHNSLSRHVNIASYILNEIKTEHTFNKLKLEDEIIQLNTNTNKTILSNIVKQIQTLIYTGENVYEIYRLVSLFSVITNGFNDTYINELKKDIIEQYGINELTRLNKLHISNIVRYQPRQKFIWNTLKNHFNLLSSDENDISYVCNGYAPLSTRLIEYIGVFKNNMQVFPEVFSLINGPTFDIIQNAVGYEHVQVNNNDDPAESSHMSIESSTESYSGTSSDTPSNITKPTNPKSHTDTDDTSSSEVTISNHSSDKDSIQSNTSKQNYDIISKKNKKFVILFYVGGISYAEIASIRKLNQTNENYNYLIFTTEIISSKRIIDSMAN; encoded by the coding sequence ATGGAATCTCTAAACGAATTAAGAGATCAAGAAAGATTGCAGTTGCTAAccatactaaaaaaatacaatggAAGaaaatctttattttttgaaaattcacttcatattattattaatttattactaACAGAacaagatataaaaaatgaaaaaattgataatgtttttttttacatgaCCGATGAAATAAATCCAATATCCAACAAAgcaaatatatcaaataatattatattttttttacgtccacatttttatgaaatcGAACaagtatttaaaataattgaaaatatagaaaaaatcaAAACAACCAATAAAAACtatctatttatttttatcccTTATATGACACATATGTGTGAGCAAgaaatttataaacataatGTTTTAGAACTTActatcaaaattattatctatcctttatattttttccctttatataatgatgTATTTAGTTTAGAAATTAAAAACCTTTTTAAAGATTATTATGTAGATAATGATTTTAGTAATCTTATCTTTTGCTCATATGCTTTAATGTTTcttcaatatattttcaatggagtatttagaaatattaaatcCCTAGGACATGCTTCCCATTTTATTTCTGAACAATTAATGCAATTAAGAAAAGAAATTGTTgctaataattttaatatacaaaCTCCCAATGATTCCCAAgataatttattacaaCTTTTAACTAATATTCAAAGTTTACAAGACTTAACAAGTCTCAAAAATTCAAAAGAACCTTCTGTTGTACCTATCAAATATGCtttacataaattttttatatccgaaaatgttaaaaaaaaaaaaaaaaaaaaacgatcATCTCACACTAGCAATAATAGTTACACATATCATGAtcataatgaaaaaaatgatattaaaaaatatggaacaccaaaaaattattcatcTGATGAAGATGATAACTCAATTTTAGATACCAATGAATCACCTAGTGACCTTAGCAGCACAAATATGGATAATCAAAATGACAATTCCAATTTTACATCTAATTTAGAAAATTCAGAACCCATTCAATGCATTAACCGAAACGAAGAAGATGATCCTCATATTATTCCACAAATGgctgataaaaaatatcgaAATAAACTTACCTCAAATATATCCACATATAAAAGAGAacatatagaaaataatcatttttcaaatacaCGTGAAACAACAAATCCAAATAAcaattgtataaaaattgaaaacaaaaaagatAGCGATAATGAACAAGCTAGTGATGATGCTTTGAATTTTCGAAGAAGCCAAAGTGCATTAAACTATTCTAATAAAGGATTCGAAAAAGATACAAAACAATCTGACAACTTCaaagaaattaaaacaaacaaGTCTACTAACACTcttgataaaaatacaaataattattctaATCCTATAAATGACGATTTTGATTTTGATGATATGAGTAAATATCATTCACAAagaattttaaattttgaaacTGATGAAAGTAGTGATAATTCAAATGATGTACATCAAGAACCTGATAAAGTAAATTcagaaaattataacaataatgaaaatataaaagaaataaaaaatacttaTCAACAAAATTCTAAAATTATGAGCAAGGAagaacatataaataatagtgaTAACAATAGTaccaataaaaataatgtcgattcaaataaaattaatcaAACATTTTCAGATGAATCAGatcataatattaatggaaataattttagggaagacaataaaaattgttctaataatattgataataaagttgtaaaaaaaaaagtaaacaaACTGAAAAATCAACATGATAAAGATAGACAAAATAATTCAGACAATGATCAAAAACATGATTattcacaaaaaaataaaatgcgaaatccaaaaaaaacaaaaaaaaaaattaataaaaaaattgcttATGGAACAGGTATACCTAATTTCATGACCGAGTTTGATAATAGTAAATTCcttatgaataaaaaagataaagaagaaacagaaaaacaagaaaaaaaagaaaaaaactatttattagaaaaaattgGAATAAATAGctttctatttttattaaatgcaTGTACAAAAGTAGATTCATGTATCATTATCGATCGAAGAATTGATATGGTCACTCCCTTTTGTACCCCTTTCACTTATGAAGGTCTAATtgatcatatattttgtattgaaaatttacaaatagAGATACCAagatatatcatatttaatGAAGGTGCAAACAAAACAGATCCagaaaattcaaaaaataaaacccATAAAGGATATACATCTAACGATctaaacaataaaaaaattagagtCAAATTAAATAGTTCAATAGATGTATTATACaatgatataaaagatttaaatcaaaatgAAGTAGGGGTATTTTTACACAAAAAAGCTAGTGATATACAACAAActtataaagaaaaagattcattaaaagatataggacaaataaataaatttatggtcaaatttaaagaaaaacatTATGAACATAATTCTTTATCTAGACATGTAAATATTgcatcatatattttaaacgaaataaaaacagaacatacttttaataaattaaaattagaaGATGAAATTATTCAATTAAATactaatacaaataaaactaTCTTATCAAATATTGTAAAACAAATACAaacattaatatatactgGAGAAAACGTATATGAAATTTATAGATTAGTATCTCTCTTCTCTGTCATAACTAATGGATTTAATGATACTTACattaatgaattaaaaaaagatattatTGAACAATATGgtataaatgaattaacCAGATTAAATAAGTTACATATTTCTAATATTGTAAGATATCAACCTAgacaaaaatttatatggaATACTTTAAAAAACCATTTTAATCTTTTATCAagtgatgaaaatgatatatccTATGTATGTAATGGCTATGCCCCTTTATCAACTCGATTAATTGAGTATATTggtgtttttaaaaataatatgcaaGTTTTCCCTGAAGTTTTTAGTCTTATAAATGGTCCAACTTTTgatataatacaaaatgCTGTAGGATATGAACATGTTCAGGTAAATAACAATGATGACCCTGCTGAATCTAGCCATATGAGCATTGAAAGTTCTACTGAATCATATAGCGGCACCTCTAGTGATACCCCTAGCAATATTACCAAACCCACTAATCCAAAAAGTCATACCGATACAGACGATACTAGTAGTTCTGAAGTTACCATATCAAATCACAGTAGTGACAAAGATAGTATACAAAGTAATACTAGTAAACAAAATTACGATATTatttccaaaaaaaataaaaaatttgttatccttttttatgttgGTGGTATTTCATATGCTGAAATTGCATCCATTAGGAAATTAAATCAGACTAacgaaaattataattatttaatttttacaacTGAAATTATTAGTTCAAAAAGGATAATCGACTCAATGGCCAATTAG
- a CDS encoding protein kish, putative, producing the protein MSALFNLDSMVTVIILCICTCTYLKPRFPNVFDNKKNGFLGTLGKFAIIGDRLSIYVSISCIILAFFNIFAR; encoded by the coding sequence ATGTCAGCGTTATTTAATTTAGATTCTATGGTAACTGTTAtcatattatgtatatgtacatGTACTTACTTAAAGCCAAGATTCCCAAACGTTTttgacaataaaaaaaacggtTTTTTAGGTACATTAGGGAAGTTTGCAATTATAGGAGATCGTTTATCAATTTACGTATCAATCTCCTGTATCATATTAgcattttttaacatattCGCACGTTAA
- a CDS encoding phosphatidylinositol N-acetylglucosaminyltransferase subunit P, putative, with product MMKSIWEGYAFFILCLSQVLWASYLVWAFVFDDFLSILHFPFPSKYWAAIIPCSIVFTVEFIFLFTVLHSLLKTEPSNSIHLVEDDYSVFQTKITKESTNYMNDIEIEKINKLLYDTSLYID from the exons ATGATGAAGTCAATATGGGAAGGATATgcctttttcattttgtgtTTATCTCAGGTTTTATGgg CATCGTACTTAGTATGGGCATTTGTATTTGACGATTTTTTGAGTATATTGCATTTTCCATTCCCATCTAa ATATTGGGCAGCTATTATTCCTTGTTCTATTGTATTTACGGTagagtttatttttttatttaccgTCTTACATTCATTATTGAAAACAGAGCCGTCAAATTCGATTCACCTGGTTGAAG atgACTATTCAGTTTTTCAGACTAAAATTACAAAAGAATCGACAAATTACATGAACGATATAGAGATCGAGAAAATTAACAAACTATTATATGATACAagtttatatattgattag
- a CDS encoding cAMP-dependent protein kinase catalytic subunit, putative, giving the protein MKYEDFNFIRTLGTGSFGRVILATYKNEDLPPVAIKRFEKSKIIKQKQVDHVFSERKILNYISHPFCVNLYGSFKDESYLYLVLEFVIGGEFFTFLRRNKRFPNDVGCFYAAQIVLIFEYLQSLNIVYRDLKPENLLLDKDGFIKMTDFGFAKVVNTRTYTLCGTPEYIAPEILLNAGHGKAVDWWTLGIFIYEILVGYPPFYANEPLLIYQKILEGIIYFPKFLDNNCKHLMKKLLSHDLTKRYGNLKKGAQNVKEHPWFANIEWNNLLNKRVDVPYRPKYKNIFDASNFEQVQEDLSIADKVINENDPFYDW; this is encoded by the exons atgaaatatgaagattttaattttattcgTACTCTTGGGACTG gcTCATTCGGGAGAGTAATTTTAgcaacatataaaaatgaggaTTTACCTCCAGTAGCAATTAAGAGATTTGAAAAaagcaaaataataaaacaaaaacaagTCGACCATGTATTTTcagaaagaaaaatattaaattatataagtCACCCTTTTTGT GTTAATTTATATGGGTCGTTTAAGGATGAgtcttatttatatttagttCTTGAATTTGTAATTGGGGgtgaattttttacatttttaagaaGGAATAAAAGATTTCCCAATGATGTTGGATGTTTTTATGCAGCACAAATAgttttaatatttgaatatttacAAAGTTTAAACATTGTATACAG GGACTTGAAACCGGAAAACTTGCTCCTCGATAAGGACggatttataaaaatgactGACTTTGGTTTTGCAAAAGTTGTAAACACACGAACATACACATTATGCGGGACACCAGAATATATCGCCCcagaaatattattaaatgcgGGCCATGGAAAAGCg gTGGACTGGTGGACGCTGGGCATTTTCATATACGAGATTTTGGTTGGGTACCCCCCATTTTATGCAAACGAGcctttattaatatatcagAAAATTTTAGAgggtataatatatttcccTAAATTTTTAGATAATAATTGTAAgcatttaatgaaaaaattattatctcATGATCTTACAAAAAGATATggaaatttaaaaaagggGGCTCAAAATGTTAAGGAGCATCCATGGTTTGCTAATATCGAATggaataatttattaaataaaagagTTGATGTACCATATAGAcctaaatataaaaatatatttgatgcTTCTAACTTTGAGCAAGTTCAAGAAGATTTATCTATAGCAGATAAAGTTATTAATGAAAACGATCCATTTTATGATTGGTAA